The nucleotide window GTTGCATAAGCATGATCTGCCTGGCTTTCCCGACCAGCCTGGATCAGACGATTCTTGTTTATATTCGGATGTTCTGATTTTCCGCTTACAAACCTGTCATTTCCGTCTTGCAGCATTTTGATTACTGCATCAGGACTTGGTTTTTCTCCTTTTGGTTTATCGGAACACGCGGTCAGGGAAATAAGCCCTGCGATTAAAATACCTGAAAACAACCATATTGTTGATTTTTTCATGCCTTCTCCTTTTGGTGATATTGGGTTTTGATTGTCAGAACATATAACACAGGATTGATTTTAGTTAAACCGCTTTATCAGGTGGCTTGTCAGGATGAAGAAGGTTTTTTTAACCAGAAAAAATAGATCACCAGCAAGAGAAGAAACCAGGCAATAAAGGTTAACGGGAACCAGGAAAAGGTGTCCATAAAAACGATATTTTCAATATCTTCTGATTGAATACTTTGTTTTTTAATTTTTAAAACAAGGGCATAGAAAATGCCTAAAACACCATAGGAAATGTTATAGGCCAGGCCTTTAAAACTCAGAACCGTTGCTCTCTGGTCGGATGATGTGATCTGATTGATATAAAAGCTGACAAAAAAACCAGTGAAATACATGGCGCTGAACGTGATCAAAGCGGGTATTAATCCGGTGTAAGGCCAAAAAAGATTCATGAAGGCAAGGCCCGTAATGGTTAGTCCGGCGGTGAGCCAGAGGGCATGGTGAGGAGAACTGATTTTAGTTATTTTTTTAGCTATTTTGGGAATCACAAGTCCCAGCATGGCAACAAGTGATCCAATGAGACCGAAAGTGGATTCCGGCAGTTCAATCATCCTGTAGTACTGGCTGGAAAGAGTTATGACCATCCTGATGAGGCCGTCAAACAGCATTCCGAAAAGAATAACCGACAAGGCAAAAGGGGTTTTAAAAATCCAGAGGCCTGCCTGGAGTGTTAAAGCAAAGGCCTGTCTGGCCTGTTTTGGTTTTGCATTTGGTGAAGAAGAATCAGTATCAGGATCTTTCATTTTAAGGGTGGTAATACAGGCCAAGATTGCCAGGATAAAGGTAAGGTATAAAGGAAACCGCATGGTGGTTTCCTGGGAAAAGGTCATGGCAAGCCCGAAAAACCGGCAGATTTTTTCAAGCAGGTTTGGATCATATACGGCAGCTCCGATGCTCATGGCCACAATAAATCCGATGGATTGAAACCGCATTAAGATTTCCAATACTCTGCCCCATTGGTCAGGGTTGCCTTCCGCCACAAGTGAGTCGTAGGCAATGGCTTCATCAGCGCCGCTGGCAGCAGCTTCTGCCAGGCCGCTCAAAATCCGGTTGACAAGAAAAACAATGAAGATGACTGAAGGAGATACTTTGGGCACAAAACTGATGATGCCGATTTCAACAATCATGGTGAAAGTTGCAAACACCAGCAGCCGTTTTCTGCCGATAATGTCAGCCAGAGCCCCTGAAGGAACTTCGGCAAGGACGATGGTGGCAGCCCAGACAGCGTTGAGGATGGCAAACTGGGCCACGGTAAGTCCGAAATCAAGGAACAGGATGGTAAATACCGGATAGTAAAATCGTGAATTAAACAAGACCTTAAAGGCAATGAACAACCGGATGTTGGGGATGACAAAGGGTGAAACCGTTTTGTCAATGGGAATGGGCATGCTTTGCCTCCTGTCTCATGTTGGATATTTTATTGTAAAAAATCAGCATGGTAAGTACCATAGCGCAAATCAGCTGGACAGGGTAGGGTATGATTTCTGATGCCTGGCCGATTGTAACGCTTGCCTGGACACCTGATATGACATACAGCCAGTCCACTATAAAGCCCATGGCAAGAGAACAGACGGCAATCATGGACAGGTAGATGATCAAAGCCCGTGTATTGAATATGTTTTTTATGATGTTCATGGTTGCGGCATTGGTTGCAGGACCGGCCAGTAAAAATACCAGTGCCGCCCCCGGGTTCAGGCCCTTGAGGATTAATGCAGCGGCAATGGGGGTGGAGGATGTGGCACACACATACATGGGTGTGCCTGCGGCCAGCATCATCAGCATGGATAAAAACTGGTGATCATTTGCCCAGACAGTAAGGTCATCCGGGAAAAAAAAGGTGATTGTGCCTGCAATTAAGATTCCGACAATAAAGGGTTTTGCAATATCTGTCAGTAATTCTCCATAGGCATATTTAAGGCCATTTTTCAGTCTTTCATAAAGTGCCTGGTTTTTCTGAGGTGCAACTGCACAGCTGGTTGCTGCACATCCTCAGCCTCCGGTTTTTTTAAATATTGTTTTTTTAAACATCTTTTTTTTATCTGGTGTGCCATCTATTGTTCCATTGAGAGTTTTTTCAGATCTATTCTCAGATATGCTATTGGGCGTATCATCAGTTCCAAAAAAATTCTGGACAATTCCTGTGGAAACGGCTGTAATAAATCCGGCAATTGGTCGGATTACAGTCATTATCGGGTCCAGCATGGCCCAGGAAATGGCGATGGAATCCACACCGGATTCAGGTGTGGCAATCATAAAGGAAAGGGCAGCCCCGTTATTGGCACCTTGCTTTTTAAGACCTACTGCAACCGGGACAACACCACATGAGCATAAAGGGATGGGAATCCCGAACAGTGCGGACAATATTACCGGCTTGATCTTGCCGGTTCCAAGATAGTGTTTTATTTTTTCAGTTTTGAAAAAAACATACAAAATGCCTGCCACTAAAAATCCAAACAACATATATATTGCAACATCCAGATAAATGTACCAGGATTCTTTTAATATTTCATATATAATGGTCATTTTTACATTAATCCTTAATTTCAGTGCCTTACATGATCAAGGCTCATGTTGATCAAAGAGGTGACATGCTCATCATCAATGGAGTAATAAATTATTTTGCCTTCCCTGCGGTTTTTTACGATTTTTAATGTCCGCAATATTCGAAGCTGGTGGGAAATGGCGGAATCCGTCTGGTTGCAAATAACGGCAATATCGCAGACGCAATGCTCCTGGTTCAGGAGGGCAAGGACAATTTTGAGTCTTGACGGATCACTTAATGCCTTGAATATATCCGCCATTTGTCCGATATCTTTTTGTTTCGGGATGGTTTTGACGGTTTCTTTCACTTTTTTTTCATTGATGCATTTGATTGCGCATATATCCATTTGATATCTCCTCACTTGAACATTTGTTCATATGTTATATTAAAACATTGTTTGTTGTCAATATGAAAGAGAATTCATTAAAAGAAAAATTCTTGATTTAGGTGTTGTTCAATTCAAAGAACTGATTTAGAACTGATGGAATATGCCGATGTCTTACCTTAGTTTGTTGAAAAAGGAAAAAAATATGGAATATGATACTTTAATAAATAACGGGTTGTTGATTAGCATGGCCCAAGGTTTGCCGGTTGTTGAGGATGGAGCGGTTTTGATAAAGGACGGCGTTATCAAAGCCTGCGGCAAGGCAAATGAATTTTTCGGTGTAAATGTAAAAAACCGTATTCATGCGGATCGAA belongs to Desulfobacula toluolica Tol2 and includes:
- a CDS encoding SO_0444 family Cu/Zn efflux transporter, with protein sequence MTIIYEILKESWYIYLDVAIYMLFGFLVAGILYVFFKTEKIKHYLGTGKIKPVILSALFGIPIPLCSCGVVPVAVGLKKQGANNGAALSFMIATPESGVDSIAISWAMLDPIMTVIRPIAGFITAVSTGIVQNFFGTDDTPNSISENRSEKTLNGTIDGTPDKKKMFKKTIFKKTGGUGCAATSCAVAPQKNQALYERLKNGLKYAYGELLTDIAKPFIVGILIAGTITFFFPDDLTVWANDHQFLSMLMMLAAGTPMYVCATSSTPIAAALILKGLNPGAALVFLLAGPATNAATMNIIKNIFNTRALIIYLSMIAVCSLAMGFIVDWLYVISGVQASVTIGQASEIIPYPVQLICAMVLTMLIFYNKISNMRQEAKHAHSH
- a CDS encoding ArsR/SmtB family transcription factor — encoded protein: MDICAIKCINEKKVKETVKTIPKQKDIGQMADIFKALSDPSRLKIVLALLNQEHCVCDIAVICNQTDSAISHQLRILRTLKIVKNRREGKIIYYSIDDEHVTSLINMSLDHVRH
- a CDS encoding MFS transporter, producing the protein MPIPIDKTVSPFVIPNIRLFIAFKVLFNSRFYYPVFTILFLDFGLTVAQFAILNAVWAATIVLAEVPSGALADIIGRKRLLVFATFTMIVEIGIISFVPKVSPSVIFIVFLVNRILSGLAEAAASGADEAIAYDSLVAEGNPDQWGRVLEILMRFQSIGFIVAMSIGAAVYDPNLLEKICRFFGLAMTFSQETTMRFPLYLTFILAILACITTLKMKDPDTDSSSPNAKPKQARQAFALTLQAGLWIFKTPFALSVILFGMLFDGLIRMVITLSSQYYRMIELPESTFGLIGSLVAMLGLVIPKIAKKITKISSPHHALWLTAGLTITGLAFMNLFWPYTGLIPALITFSAMYFTGFFVSFYINQITSSDQRATVLSFKGLAYNISYGVLGIFYALVLKIKKQSIQSEDIENIVFMDTFSWFPLTFIAWFLLLLVIYFFWLKKPSSS